Genomic segment of Streptomyces roseifaciens:
CGAGGACCGGCAACTCGGCGAGCGCACCGAATGGATCTTCAACAAGGAGTCCCTGAAGTTCCTCGGCGAGCGCACCTACCTCACCAAGACCAGTGAGCGGGGCAACGCCGGCACCCTCGTCTGGGCCAACGCGATCCTGGACCGGGCGGTAGTCGACCAGCCGCGGCAGGTTCCCTGACGCGCCGGACGGGAAGTCCGCCTCGACGGACGGTCGGCAGAAGCGGAGCACCGGAACCGCCTTCAGCCCGCGCGGATGCCAGGCCCCGCGATCAGAACTTGACGATGCCGCAGTGCGGTCGACGGTCGGCTGGTCGTTTTCTGGCGGTCGGGCTGCAAGTACTGCCTGCGCCTGCGCATCCGCTTGGGCCGTAACGCTCACCGGTTGTATTGGGTCGACATCTGGCGTGACCCGGCTGGGGCGGCGGCGGTGAGGGCGGCCAACGATGGCAATGAGACCGTGCCGACCGTCGTCGTGGCGGGCCGGCCGCACGTCAACCCCGATCCTGACTGGGTGCGCGAACAGCTCTCCCCTTCCGCGTGATGAGGAGCGGTCCTATGCCGGGAAGTCCGTAAGCCCCGAAGACCGCCGGTCGGTTTGCGAAGGGGAGCATCTGCCGGTCTCCCGCCGCCGGGTTTGCCGAAGAGCCCGCCTTGCCGTTGCACAGGCGTGGAGGCCGCCTTCGCCGTGGGAGGGCTCGCCACTTGACGCATCTCCCTTCACCGGAACATCCTCCGTTCGTTCCCAGCTCCTTATGTAGATGACGCAAAACAGGAGAATTGCTTTGACTTCACCTGACATACGCCCGCCCGCGACGATCTCCCGGCGGGGCGTCGGCCGGATATTAGGAGCCGCTGCGGCTGCTTCACTGCTCGGTGGTACGGGGCGGGCTGCCGCTTCTGAATCGGGCGCCGCGGACCTGGTGTTCCACAACGGCGATGTGATCACGATGGACCCGAGGCGCCCGCGAGCAACGGCCGTGGCCGTCCGGGCGGGCAGGATCGTCTACGTGGGCCCGGACGCCGGCGCCCGGGCATTCGCCGGCAGAGGCACCGAAACAGTGGACCTGCGAGGCCGGACGCTGACCCCCGGCATCAACGACACCCACCTGCACGCAGCGGTGTACCGGCTGAACCTCCCGCCGTACGCGCTCGATCTCGGCCCGGCCGCAGCGAAGTCCGTCGCGGACATCGTCGCCGCCGTGGCAGCCGAGGCCGGACGCACCCCGGCGGGGGAGTGGATCCGGGGCGCCGGATGGAACCCCAATCGGCTGGCCGAGAACCGGGAGCCGAACCGCGACGACCTCGACCGCGTCTCGCCGGACCACCCGGTGTTCCTCCAGGACAGCGGCTATCACGTCAGCGCGGTCAACTCCCGCGCCCTCGAGATCGCCGGGATCACCGACGTCGGGCCGAACGGGACCAGGAAGCCCGGCGTCGACTACGACGCCAACGGGCGCCCCACCGGCGTACTGCGCTACGGAGGGCAGGCCCTGGTCCAACTGCTGCTCCCGCCCCGCACACGGGAGCAGCGCAAGCAGGCGATCCAGGACGCGCTCACCCGCCTGCGGGCGGAGGGCATCACCAGCTTCACCGACCCCGGCCTCGGACCCGGCGGCGACGGACTCGGCGGGGGCACCCAGGGCATCGAGACCCTCAACGCCTATGTGGACCTGGCCCGGGCCGGCACCCTCGACGCGCGGGTGAGCGCGCTGTTCCTGCCCTGCTCCCAGTCCGGCGGATCCGCCGCCGCGGTCGACAAGGCGTTGCGCGAGTTCACGCCGCCGACCGGCGTCGACCCCCGCCGGTTCGCGGTGCGCGGGGTCAAGCTGTTCTCCGACAGCGGCGGTGACCTGCTGGTCGCCGGGAACACGAACGAGGAGCGGGCGGCCGAACTCGCCGAGATGGTCCGTATCGCCCATGCCGCCGGCTACCAGGTGGGGGTGCACTGCTACCGGTGGGTCCCCACCGTCGTGGACGCGTTCACCGCGGCCCTGCGCCGCCACCCGCGAGCCGACGCCCGGCACATCGCGATGCACGGCGCGTTCGTCCCCGAGAGCCTCCTGCCCACCATGGCCAGGTACCGCATCGGCCTCGGGCCGCAGGCGCAAAGCTGGGCCAACGCGATCCACCGAGCGGCACAGGGACCGGCCGGCGACGCCTTCCTGCCGTGGCGCTCGGCGGTGGACGCCGGTGTGCCGCTCCTCGGCAGTTCGGACGCCCCGGTGAACGCGCCGAACTGGCGCGCAGGCGTACAGGCCCTGATCACCCGGCGCGGTGCCTGCGGCGACGTGCACGGTCCGGAGCAGCGCCTGACCCTGGAACAGGCACTGGCCGCCTACACCACCGCCGGCGCCTGGCAGGACTTCGCCGAGAGCTGGAAGGGCTCGGTGGGCGTGGGCAAGGTGGCCGACCTGTGCGTGCTCGGCGGCAACCTGCGCACCACGTCCCCGGACGAGATCACCGGCGTGCCCGTGGCCATGACTGTCTTCGACGGCCGGGTCGTCTACGAAGCCTGATAGCGGTTGCATCATTTGCACCATGCCCGCCGCCGGTATCACGGCCACGGATGCCGGCGGCGGGCCCAACCCTTGACCACCTTGGGGGATGCCCGGGGCGCGCTGGACTCACGGCCAGTCATATAAACGCATGTATCTCGTGAATATGGTTTTCTTCCGATGTATCTCCTCTTTTCCGTTATCCGGAGTAGCCTTTGGAGCGACGTCGTCACGTCTCGTTGCCGGCGGCACGGGGCGGGAGAGGGGGAGGGCATGGGGGAGTGCATCGGGTCGAGCGTCGCAGGGGAGCCTGTCGAGAATCCTCCGGGGGAGTTCGCGTCGAGGGCGTTCGTCTGGGGAGTCCTGCGGGCCGGTGACTGCGAGCAGAGCAACGGGCGCATCGAGTTCCGTACGGACGACTCGGGGACGTGGAGCTGCACGACCCGGACGTTCTCGACGAGCACCGGTGACATCTGGCACGCCCGGTTCACGGTCCGCAACGCCGGAGGGCTGACCCTGTTCGAGACGCCCACGTTCGACAGCCCGGAAATGGACGACGGGAACCCGCCGCCGCTGTACCACTGGTCGCGGGAGTTCATCTACGACTCGTCCATCTTCAACGAGATCGCCGGAGTCGTGCAGCACTACAGCTGCTGAGCCCCGCCCCCAGGGCAGCCCGCCAAGGCTGCCCTGTTCCAGCACGTCGAGGTAGCGGCTGTCCTGAGACGCGCAGGAGGCCGAACACCCTGACGCCGGGCTACGGGCTACGGGCTATGGGCTCCGATTGGAGCTGCGCGGCG
This window contains:
- a CDS encoding amidohydrolase, translated to MTSPDIRPPATISRRGVGRILGAAAAASLLGGTGRAAASESGAADLVFHNGDVITMDPRRPRATAVAVRAGRIVYVGPDAGARAFAGRGTETVDLRGRTLTPGINDTHLHAAVYRLNLPPYALDLGPAAAKSVADIVAAVAAEAGRTPAGEWIRGAGWNPNRLAENREPNRDDLDRVSPDHPVFLQDSGYHVSAVNSRALEIAGITDVGPNGTRKPGVDYDANGRPTGVLRYGGQALVQLLLPPRTREQRKQAIQDALTRLRAEGITSFTDPGLGPGGDGLGGGTQGIETLNAYVDLARAGTLDARVSALFLPCSQSGGSAAAVDKALREFTPPTGVDPRRFAVRGVKLFSDSGGDLLVAGNTNEERAAELAEMVRIAHAAGYQVGVHCYRWVPTVVDAFTAALRRHPRADARHIAMHGAFVPESLLPTMARYRIGLGPQAQSWANAIHRAAQGPAGDAFLPWRSAVDAGVPLLGSSDAPVNAPNWRAGVQALITRRGACGDVHGPEQRLTLEQALAAYTTAGAWQDFAESWKGSVGVGKVADLCVLGGNLRTTSPDEITGVPVAMTVFDGRVVYEA
- a CDS encoding DUF6294 family protein — its product is MGECIGSSVAGEPVENPPGEFASRAFVWGVLRAGDCEQSNGRIEFRTDDSGTWSCTTRTFSTSTGDIWHARFTVRNAGGLTLFETPTFDSPEMDDGNPPPLYHWSREFIYDSSIFNEIAGVVQHYSC